From a single Solidesulfovibrio fructosivorans JJ] genomic region:
- a CDS encoding P-II family nitrogen regulator, with amino-acid sequence MKKIEVITRPYKIDEIKEKLTGIGIKGMTISEVKGFGRQRGHTEVYRGAEYQVDFVPKVKMEVVVEDAMAAEVIATIKAAAQTGEVGDGKIFVSTIDEVIRIRTGETGNAAI; translated from the coding sequence ATGAAAAAGATCGAAGTCATCACGCGGCCTTACAAGATCGATGAGATCAAGGAAAAGCTCACCGGCATCGGCATCAAGGGGATGACCATCTCCGAGGTCAAGGGGTTCGGCCGCCAGCGCGGTCATACCGAGGTCTACCGCGGGGCCGAGTACCAGGTGGATTTCGTGCCCAAGGTCAAGATGGAGGTGGTGGTGGAGGACGCCATGGCCGCCGAGGTCATCGCCACCATCAAGGCCGCCGCCCAGACCGGCGAGGTCGGCGACGGCAAGATCTTCGTCTCCACCATCGACGAGGTCATCCGCATCCGCACCGGCGAGACCGGCAACGCGGCTATTTAA
- a CDS encoding ammonium transporter, which translates to MNAADTAFVLISAALVMLMTPGLALFYGGMVRGKNILGTLMHSNILLGTVTIIWAIVGYSLAFGGDIGGLIGNLDYVFLRGVGTAAKPGVDNIPHLAFMIFQCMFAVITPALITGAFAERIKFSGFLVFTCLWMIVVYSPMAHWVWGGGWMAKMGALDFAGGAVVHMSSGASALAAALYLGRRHGYGKQAFIPHNLPLTILGAGLLWFGWFGFNAGSALAANGLAASAFVTTHLAAAAAALSWIVVEWLHRGKPTTLGMASGAVAGLVAITPAAGFVEPMPAILMGLVAGALCYGGVLLKSRLKYDDALDVVGIHGLGGTFGALATGLFATTAVNDAGANGLFYGNPGQLWIQFVSVVATWAYCFVMSLILFKIVDVMVGIRVSQEDETKGLDVSQHSEVGYQL; encoded by the coding sequence ATGAACGCGGCGGACACCGCTTTCGTGCTCATTTCCGCTGCCCTGGTCATGCTCATGACCCCGGGGCTGGCGCTTTTTTACGGTGGCATGGTCCGGGGCAAGAACATCCTCGGCACGCTCATGCACTCCAACATCCTGCTTGGCACCGTCACCATCATATGGGCCATCGTCGGCTACAGCCTGGCCTTTGGCGGCGACATCGGCGGGCTGATCGGCAATCTCGACTACGTGTTTCTGCGCGGGGTCGGGACCGCCGCCAAGCCGGGCGTGGACAACATCCCGCACCTGGCCTTCATGATCTTCCAGTGCATGTTCGCGGTGATCACGCCGGCGCTGATTACCGGCGCGTTCGCCGAGCGCATCAAATTTTCGGGGTTCCTCGTCTTCACCTGCCTGTGGATGATCGTGGTCTACTCGCCCATGGCCCACTGGGTCTGGGGCGGCGGCTGGATGGCCAAGATGGGCGCCCTCGATTTCGCCGGCGGCGCGGTGGTCCACATGAGTTCCGGTGCCTCGGCCCTGGCCGCGGCCCTGTATCTGGGCCGGCGTCACGGCTACGGCAAGCAGGCCTTCATTCCCCACAACCTGCCGCTGACCATCCTCGGCGCGGGACTTTTGTGGTTCGGCTGGTTCGGGTTCAACGCCGGCAGCGCCCTGGCCGCCAACGGGTTGGCCGCCTCGGCCTTCGTCACCACCCACCTCGCCGCCGCCGCCGCCGCCTTGAGCTGGATCGTGGTGGAATGGCTCCATCGCGGCAAGCCGACCACGCTCGGCATGGCCTCCGGCGCGGTGGCCGGACTTGTCGCCATCACCCCGGCGGCGGGCTTCGTCGAGCCCATGCCGGCCATCCTCATGGGCCTTGTCGCCGGCGCGCTGTGCTACGGCGGCGTGCTCTTAAAAAGCAGACTCAAGTACGACGACGCCCTGGACGTGGTGGGCATCCATGGCCTCGGCGGCACCTTCGGCGCGCTTGCCACTGGGCTTTTCGCCACCACGGCCGTCAACGACGCCGGGGCCAACGGCCTTTTCTACGGCAACCCCGGCCAGCTGTGGATCCAGTTCGTTTCCGTGGTCGCCACCTGGGCCTACTGCTTCGTCATGTCCTTGATCCTCTTTAAGATCGTGGACGTGATGGTTGGTATTCGGGTAAGCCAGGAAGACGAGACCAAGGGCCTCGACGTCAGCCAGCACAGTGAAGTCGGCTACCAGCTCTAA
- a CDS encoding ATP-binding response regulator, whose amino-acid sequence MAETTTATILIVEDDPDVRQAVSLWLTASGYAVATADDGRTGLAAIREHKPDAVLLDLRLPGLDGFDVLKALAREGGKPPPVIVISGQDEIQGVIQAFRLGAADYLQKPIVSFDLLGHALEAVLERQHLSRAVRLAETRYFNLVQNLPLLVFVLEADLRVAFINKFCRTLLGFSRGEALSERDWFVTRLHPDDRERVVQSLTRDFPARGRARTEECRFIHKNGATVHALLRAIPSTRPNHDDAATMIEGIVVDITDRVELERFVVQEEKLKTLGAISAEVAHEIRNPLFSIAGFAHRLQARMPDNREAGIILAEARRLEDILDRISTYLHPVDLRPRLCSLGAIASAVVEFLAPEFSARGLAADTKLAPGLPDLQLDPELLTQVVTSLVRYASKRLPQGGRVSLATSRHARFIHLDVTFATTMPVDDPELLFLPFEEGEERLGLPLAYRIVKNMGGSLTFFQLGGEATFTVQLPLGAPYDQAPDLDEEEDETGGEPF is encoded by the coding sequence ATGGCCGAGACCACCACTGCCACGATCCTGATCGTCGAGGATGACCCCGACGTGCGGCAAGCCGTGAGCCTTTGGCTGACGGCCTCGGGCTACGCCGTCGCCACCGCCGACGACGGGCGGACCGGGCTTGCCGCCATCCGCGAACACAAACCCGACGCCGTGCTGCTCGACCTGCGCCTGCCCGGCCTGGACGGGTTCGACGTGCTCAAGGCCCTGGCCCGGGAAGGCGGCAAGCCGCCGCCGGTCATCGTCATCTCCGGCCAGGACGAAATCCAGGGCGTGATCCAGGCCTTTCGCCTCGGCGCGGCGGATTATCTGCAAAAACCCATCGTCAGCTTCGACCTGCTCGGCCATGCCCTGGAAGCCGTGCTCGAGCGGCAGCACCTGTCCCGGGCCGTACGTCTGGCCGAGACCCGCTATTTCAATCTGGTGCAAAACCTGCCGCTTCTGGTCTTCGTCCTGGAAGCGGACCTGCGCGTGGCTTTCATTAACAAATTTTGCCGCACGTTGCTCGGTTTTTCTCGAGGCGAGGCACTGAGCGAACGGGATTGGTTCGTGACGCGCCTGCACCCGGACGACCGGGAACGCGTGGTCCAAAGCCTCACCCGGGACTTCCCGGCCCGGGGCCGCGCCCGCACCGAGGAATGCCGGTTCATCCACAAAAACGGGGCCACGGTCCACGCGCTGCTGCGGGCCATCCCCTCGACCCGGCCCAACCACGACGATGCCGCAACCATGATCGAGGGCATCGTGGTGGACATCACCGACCGGGTGGAACTGGAACGCTTCGTGGTCCAGGAGGAAAAGCTCAAGACCCTGGGCGCGATCTCGGCGGAAGTGGCCCACGAGATCCGAAACCCGCTTTTTTCCATCGCCGGCTTCGCCCATCGCCTGCAAGCCCGGATGCCGGACAACCGCGAGGCGGGCATCATCCTGGCCGAAGCCAGACGCCTCGAGGATATCCTGGACCGGATAAGCACCTACCTGCACCCCGTCGATCTGCGCCCGCGGCTTTGCTCGCTCGGGGCCATCGCGTCCGCCGTGGTGGAGTTCCTGGCTCCGGAATTTTCCGCCCGGGGCCTCGCCGCCGATACCAAGCTCGCCCCCGGGCTGCCCGATCTCCAGCTCGACCCGGAACTGCTCACCCAGGTGGTCACGAGCCTCGTGCGCTACGCCTCCAAACGCCTGCCCCAGGGCGGCCGGGTGTCCCTCGCCACCTCGCGCCACGCCCGGTTCATCCACCTCGACGTGACCTTCGCCACAACCATGCCGGTGGACGATCCGGAACTGCTCTTCCTGCCCTTCGAGGAAGGCGAGGAGCGCCTCGGGCTGCCGCTGGCCTACCGCATCGTCAAGAACATGGGCGGTTCGCTCACCTTCTTCCAGCTTGGCGGCGAGGCGACCTTCACCGTGCAACTGCCCCTCGGCGCGCCCTACGACCAGGCGCCGGATTTGGATGAAGAGGAGGATGAGACCGGGGGGGAACCTTTTTGA
- a CDS encoding FkbM family methyltransferase, with protein sequence MRESWIDRLLELALPEAPVIVDGGANKGNVVERLLTALPRARVLAVEPQPRLARKLAKRFAGDARVTVRAVALGDAAQTRTLSVMNRPTLSSLLPPTGIRDKYADQTLTVTETVDVPVARLDAVAAAADVIKLDLQGYELPALRGATGLLPGVSVVVAETALVPLYAGQALLPELEAFLTEYGFACDGLYDFARDADGRIVSGDAVFVKRKA encoded by the coding sequence ATGCGGGAGAGCTGGATCGATCGTCTTTTGGAGCTGGCGTTGCCGGAAGCCCCTGTCATTGTCGACGGCGGGGCCAACAAGGGCAATGTCGTGGAGCGGCTGCTTACGGCCCTGCCCCGGGCGCGCGTGTTGGCCGTGGAGCCCCAGCCGCGTCTGGCGCGCAAGCTGGCCAAGCGCTTTGCCGGCGACGCCCGGGTGACGGTCCGGGCCGTGGCTCTCGGCGATGCGGCGCAGACGCGCACCCTTTCGGTCATGAACCGCCCCACGCTGTCCTCGCTCCTCCCGCCCACGGGAATCCGCGACAAATATGCCGACCAGACGCTCACGGTGACGGAGACGGTGGACGTGCCGGTGGCGCGGCTCGACGCCGTGGCCGCGGCCGCCGACGTCATCAAGCTGGACTTGCAGGGCTACGAGTTGCCGGCGCTTCGCGGGGCGACCGGACTTTTGCCGGGCGTGTCGGTGGTGGTGGCCGAGACGGCGCTGGTGCCGCTCTACGCCGGACAGGCGCTTTTGCCCGAACTTGAGGCTTTCCTGACGGAATACGGATTCGCCTGCGACGGGCTCTACGATTTCGCGCGGGACGCGGACGGCCGGATCGTGTCCGGGGATGCGGTCTTCGTCAAACGGAAGGCGTGA